The following DNA comes from Thunnus thynnus chromosome 3, fThuThy2.1, whole genome shotgun sequence.
GCAGCCACTTCCTGGTGACCTGCCCTTGTTCCGTAGTCAGACATACACTACATTTCAAAAACCCCCCAAACATAATCTGTTCCTTAGTACTAAAGCAGACAGATTGTGGTTTAGTATGAATCAATAAAGTGTGGGGACTATCCCAGTAATGCATCTCTGCTGTAGGGTATTACAACTGGTATGGCTCAAAGCCCAGACGTATGAACATAACACTGCAATTTAATATTTATAGAGCAAGTTTTGCTTGATGCTGGAGTGCCACTACCAGTAGCACAAACATGAACTCCTTCAATGGAATAATGAGGGTAAAGAAGGATCTGTTTCGGTACATCTCTCTTTCTTGAACAGTAAGTCTAGCTGACGTGACCCATCACTCGTTTGGAACGCTGGGAGACTGGCAACCTGTGACTAAATCATTGTGCAACAAGATTAGGCTTAATGTAAGTATCATACAAAGTAACACCAGGATGAAATCTTGGGTAAGTCGGACTATTTCAAAGTGTCCAAAAATAGGACTTGGCAACAAAGAACAAAATAGAACATGTAAACTGCTTTCATTAGCAACAGACTTCCTGGTATTAGTTTTGGTGGAGCCCTCCTGTGTGATAAAATTTACTGTCACTCATGCAAATGAAGCTTCTGGCTCTGGCTATTCATTAGGGTCAAGCTAAACAATGTCACTATTAAAATGATGACGACGAGGCTGCTTTGATACTGCGCCAGCTTTCTGAAAACATAAAGGGAAAATGATTTGGCTGGTTTGTTCAGGAGCAGACAGTATAAAAACATCATCCACCTGTATAATAATAGTTAATTTTGCTCCTGCTTGGAATATCCGGCAGATCAGAGATTGCTTACATTTGTGGGTAATATGACCAGGGAAATGTTAACGTTGGTAAATTCACAGCTTTGCTTGCCAATAAGACCAGTTGGTGAAGAAATCACTTTCCTGCTCTGTGTGGGTCTGCTGATATTTAGTAGTCTGTCACATGTAGACCCACCTCATAGGCAGAGGGGTTAGACAAGCATTGGATGACCATGGAGAGGGACCTCAACAGTCATATTTGACACCGCCTCTGTCACAGAACTGGTGTATTGGTTAAAGATGGTGGGTGGGTCAGAGCAATACAACACTGATGTGACACTGCTGGCACGTTGTGTCAGGCTTCAAAAGAGGGTTGCTGCATATGAAGAGGTTACAAAAGACTAGCCCACATTAAGAAAACACAAGGCAGGTACAATAttgaaaagagaagaaagacagcTCTGAATGAGACATTACCTACCTTGTACACTTTCCCAAAGGCTCCATCTCCCAATTCACCAACAATGTCCCATATTTCTTCTGGATTTTCATCTCTGCGGACGTGTTCatattgtttcttcttcttctcagctcccaatttaaatattttacggaaattaaaaaatgacatacTGAATCCTGTGTCATTCAACTTAGAAAGTTGACAATGGAATTGAAAGTAGTATCTATTTCCTTGTGTAGTTTACTTTAAGTCTTAGGAATAACATATATCCCGAGGCAAAACGTTGACGTTAGTTATAAATATCCGTTTGGTCAGCACACAATGTAACGTTAGCTTTAGTAACAGTCAGGATCAAAACCTAGCTTAGCCTTTGACACTGTTCTGACCAGTCCACAGAATAGCTCTTTCGCACATCATGAGTCATTATTAACCCCTAAACTAATAACTAAATGTTACCCTAGATGTGTCCTAGCATCGAAAATCCGTCCAAACGATACTTTATTTTAAGGAAAAGTAGTACGGGAAGACCGTCGTTGTTCCAACTCCTGACGACCCACTGGCCCGACAACCCTGTAGGGTTTTCctcaaccaaaagaaaaaaaagatgagtaaGGCGTCCTTCCAAATAGTTGTATTCCGCAGAATAAATTCATTAGTTTCCCTGAGGATAAAAACTGGTACCGCTACAGCTCGTCGGTACATTAACATTcgccaaaacagtaaaaacagtcaTCTTTCCTTAGTGTGTGGACGGCTTTAGTAATCTAGCGGATTTAGTGTCGCCGCGCGTTCACGCGTGCGCGCGGCTgcacttctttctctctccgtgCTCCTCGTGTTTGACAGTCGGCGGGGTAATTTCAGTCTTCTGCTGCCCTCGTCTGTATGggagaccaaacacaactcatgTAGGAGACGTTCAAACTATTCGTGTTGAAACTGCAACATATTTTGAACGAGTAAACGGGCTACCATACTGTGTATTACTTGTTTGGTGTTGCGGCATTGTTTCCATCCAGCACCGTTGCCTCAGTAAACAGAATCGTCAGAGTCCTTTGTGTCCGTCAAACTACATATCCCATATACCATTGCGAAACATGGACGCGCCGTACAGacagtaaaaatgcaaatacaacTTTTATTAACGCTAAACGTAGAAATATTTTAACGCAACTGTAACCATTCTAAAAGTATACAGACTTTGCCCAGTCACCGTCAACTACACATAAATGTTTAATAAGTGATAATAGGGCGTCACGTGACCAATACTTGTGTTCTCATGACACTCCGCAGCAGCTAGCTTACTTTCTTGTCAGCCACACAAAGGCAAACACAAAAGGGTAAGAAGTCTACCTTTGCTTTCATGATGACATGCAGGCAGCTACGATGGATCCCGTGGAAGAGCCCCCATCCATGTTGTGGGGACTGGACCCGATCTTTTCTGCTTTCGCCAGGCTGTATGTCAGAGACATCCTACAGATGACAGAGTCCATCCAGGTGCCAGGTAACGTTAATGATACCTAACTTGTAGAAATACAACAGTATGCTTGGTCTTTACTTTTGAACATTCACAAGTAACATTACACCAACAGCTAGCATTAACTAAACATTAGATATAGTATTACCAAACTTAAAACTGGCTTACAAACTGTAGCAAGTTTGATGTTAGCTAGTAAACTCTCTTTGTTATGGAATAAAATTAGGGTCATATGTATTGTAGCTGTATATCACCatatctgaatgtgtgaaaacatcttgtatgaatacattcaaatgtgtgagtgtgtaaaaacgctttgatttaatttttgaatctGTAAGTAGATCTGTAGCTGTGCATGGCATTTtaggaacaaatgaaaaagattcGCACAGATACTTTACAATGTGTGAGTGCATAAAGAAGATTTGCACAAAGTTTTGCAGTTACAAAAAAGGTTTGCAGTTGCACATCTATCTGTTTGTGGGTGGAAAAGGTTCACACAGAACTTAACTGTATGTGTAAATCCCAAGTTTACAGCCGTGAATCAAATCTGCAAGTGCAAATCGAACCTACCAGAACAAATACTTTAGTTTATAGTTAACAAGTGATCCATCACCAATCGTCATTATggtaaattgttgttttttttccaattgaGTTTAGTATTCAGTATCTCTGTTAAAGAGTCTGCTGACAGCTTCATTTTCACTGACACCCTTGGAGCAAAAGTCTCTCATGCTgtgctttttggtgaagtgctCACCAGCAAATGCTCTTCCTTTGTCTGGGACATGTAGGTTTGATTTGAATTTGTAGATTTGATTCATAGCTGTAAACTTGGGATTCACACATACAATTGAATTCTGTATGAACTTTTTTCACCCACAAACATAGATGTGTAACTGCAAACCTGGAAATTATTCTtgcaaatctttttcatttgttcacaaAATGTGATGCACAGCTACAGATCTCCTGATAGATTCAAAGATTAAATCtatttgttcagatattttttacacattcaaacatttgaattaatttgatcaaaacatttttacacattcacacatttgaatgtaCTCCAAAAATGTACTACataatgttttcacacattcagatatGGCGATAAACAGCTACAATACTTATGACCCTAATTTTATTCCATATTTTGTATGCTCATACTTTTACTTAGCAAAGCATAACTAGACgtcttgatgttttttttatctgtcatGGTGTGGCTATAACTTatatgctgtttttgttgtatttcataCTGTTAATCTTTAAAACATGGATTGGATAggaaattagtgttttttttttaacttgataaATGTTATATCATCAGGTAGATATAACGTTATATCCATTTCTTAACCTCTAATCGTGAGGCTCACAAAGATAAGAATTGATGAGCATGTGCCTTTCTGTCCAGggaaacaaacatattttgcaCAGAAAGGAGATAATaacaaagaaggaaaataaatctATCAATCAGATTTTGATTATATATGACTCATCTCAGGATAAACCATGTGGTGCCCTGTCATGCATCCTGACTGAAAAATTGACTCAAATGTTTTGACCTGGTGACTGATGCCTGATGTTGACACCAAAAcctagggatgcatgatattggagtttttgccgatatccaatATGCCGATACcaattgtggccgattgccgataccgatatatgcacatttttttttccagctggctgaggagactattatgcatgcaagcatagattgtactaagtatgatcaagaaagacaatatatgaaggaagaatttaggaagactggagttcagtaaaaagagcatatatatatatatatatatatatatatatatatatatatatatatatatatatatatatatatatatatatatatatatatatatatatatatatatatatatataaaatgtatagagttctatttatacatccatgcccccaaaccaagcccccaggaacagcgccaATGTGaggccaatttgacatagtggccaaaccgtgtaattacaatgtcacTTGACGCTAtcgggcccaaaaagacttttttccatAGACTTAAATTGTGAAAGAGACCTCCGTAAATCAGCGCATAATTTTttctgagcatcacaacccccgtgaaatgactcgtctcactgTCAGGATTTGATTCattcggtccgatcacatttcgaaAGCCTAAAAGAGCAgcacgattgaattgtttttatccccattcaagttagccggagggctaaaccggaagtagccggcTCGGCCGGCGAAAGCCACTAGTGCGCTagctctatgggcccaatgatctcggaagatccgggtaattttaaagtcaaacttttttggcttcatgcgccactgagcaactttcattggagtgaacggggccccgcctccgacgccgtatccagttctctttatacatccatgcccCAAACAGAGTAGTATATCCTGTCAGCCGAgatgtttcctatctgtgcagccgaacgcCGCAGCACCTCGACGGTCCCAGCGCTTAATCCACAGGCttcacttcactcaagctgcccgtcagactcGCTGCTtattcccactttaacctgaataacaaaccggggctcggtgctccggttggatccacatggagagccggggctaacgggctaacgttagctgagaggctagcggagcgttagctgcagcatgactggagggaagcacagtcagctagcctctgctagcctgcCAGCtgacgttagccccggctctccatgtggatccaatcGGAGCAGCGAGCTCCGGTTTGTTATTCGGACGGGGTACCGGGACCTTcggggtgaaacagtccgtggagggaagcacagtcaggcggtgGAGGAGAAGGCGACATATTGGCCTCTTATAATCGGCAGAATTCCCCGATGCCGATATtccattttagagcttttatcggccgataccgatgacgagccgataatatcgtgcatccctaccAAAATCAGTTGATGCTTTgagaatatttgttttgttctgtacCCACAAATGTCTCACAGGTATTTACTTCTACAACTTGCACCCGATCTACAAAGTTGATGTGCTTGGGACTGTGGTGTACAAGAGGGAAAGAGATGACTTCTTCTGTTATGGAGGTAATCTTGCTGTGCCCCTGTGtgtaacaaaaatatgttttcttatATGTCAACAACCACTGGCAAGTATTGTATCAGTTACGTACTCATGTAAATAATAAGTGTGGTATCACTGTGAATGCTGCACTATGGCAGAACAGTGATGTCATTGCATATTATGGATTAAACATTAGGAATGTCTTCATCTGTGACAATAtcccagtttttgtttttcaggccTAAATATAACATAGCTTTGACTTCCCAATCTCCTCACAAGCAAATACATCTTCTGATCTTTCATCTGTCTGATCTTTCCTTCTGTTCACAGTGGATGATGGCACTGGTGTTATAAACTGTCTGTGTTGGAAAAATGACCTAATGAAAGAGGAGGCGGATCCTGATAAATGTGAGTTTGCGTGTGTATGAATCTCAGTATTAGCATGGTTGTATATAATCTCTGCATTAGGCACCAGAAGTTACAGAAATACATTGAGTTTGCCAGATCACTGCACACTGACTGAAAGAACAATGATATGTGCACTGATACTAATTAACATGAGTTCAGTCACAGCGTTGACTATCTTGGCTTGCTGCTTAGTTTGTCAGAGCACTATGTAGCAGATGCTCTTCcaatatattattacatattaaataGTTTGAGCCTTATGGCATCCTTCTAACTTAAGTTGTCATGTAAGTAACAGACAGGCATCTTGTCAGTATTGCTGAATGAAGTTTTACTACTGCAATGTTGCCTAATGTTTGTGCTATATATATGGCACTTTCTAATGAATGAGAGTAAACTTGTGACCCCTTGTCAAagattatatattttatgtgcTATGAGCACTTGAAGCAAAGAATGATTTATACCATGTcagatttttattgtgaatCTTTTTATAAAcctgaagaggtaaaactaTCCAGTATCCCACAACAAAATTAGACAAATATCTGAAAAAGCAAACTAATCTTTTGTaacagaaatgttatttttcatctttcttaACTTATCATCTCATGACCCTCAGATCTATTTTGTGACTCCCTGGGGCGTCCCATAACTATTGTACTGCTATATAGTTTTTTGTCTTAAAGGTACCCAGTGGAGTTTTCTTGTGAACATGCACACTTATGttaacattcagtgtttctcacccaaactttttgtgtgtttccctGAAGCCtgttaaatgcatttctttataaagccttttttaaatattttgaaaccatggtttacatccatgtttacatTGGCTAGCATAGCCAGCAATCTTCTGGCTAAGTTTCTTGGCACATTATTGTCTCCAGTCATCAATCAATGCAATAGTATGCTCTACTAGCGTTCTTGAGCAAGTGGTAGTAGGcatgaaatacacacaaaacagagacCCGCCAATTAAGTCATTGCTTCACAGTGCCACTCTTCaattcactttttatttatatagcatcaatttataacaaaagttatctcaggccACTGGTTGTCAAAAACGTCACAGGGTAACTATTAacatacagttaaaaaaaacccttttacTTCTTCTGAACTTAAACTCATACAATGAATCATCTTTCTAATGTTATTTGCAGCAACATTTCATTGGTGCCTAGATGCTGGAATTCTGCATACTGTGGTTTGAAGCAAGATGTTTGGGTGGGTCACAACACCCACCCAAACATCCCCACATCCCTGTGTTCTGTTAAACctgaattaatatattttttggccatttggggGCAGTGTAACATGATACAACATCTGATATATAATCACCTTAACAAGTTTtaatggtgaacatgttagcaaataaGTGCCTCTTGACACATCCAATGGACATGTAACTACATTAGCATGAATTTGATTATATTACTGGCCACCTGATGattttaagtccaatattcactctccttacAGCTCAATTTTTCGCTTCATCACTCCTGGGAAAGTTATGAGCTTGTTTTACTTGCTAGATGCTCCACAGTTTCTTTTACATGCTCACCTGTTGCTAACTTTGCTAGGTAGCGTACAGCGAGTTTATctgagctttttcactgaagaTGAAGTACATGAGAGCATCAGTTTGTaagctggaaaaccaaaacaattagctgaagaatgatttgaatgaatgaaaggaaCTGCAGAATTGAGTTTGTTACTAtaagcaacacctttcacaatGCACATCtttcattgattatttagtttttttccgTAAAGAGATTTGTAAACATTTTGAAAGGTTGATCTGTAATTGATTATTAATCACAGAAAACCACTGTGTAATACCCtctgttattttgttatctCCAGCGGGGGGGAAACTCAGTGATGGAGCTCAAGGAGGCTTCAACCCCGTTGCTGAGCTGAAAAAGCTGAAACAGGCCCAGCAGAGTCGCTGCCGCCTGGAGATCGGAGAGCTGCTCCGAGTCAGAGGACCAGTGAAGACGTCgagacaacagagagaaatCATGGCCTCCACCTACTGTGAGTGCAGAGCTCCCTCTTTtttctgcagcccacagtggcAGCTTGATCCTAAAATTCACTGTCTACTTTTATAGTTTCACCAAGcagttacattaaaaaaaaaaaaaataggataaAACAAATATCCAAGCGTTAACTGATGGCTGCATGCATTATTTCACACAGTCCACTGCCCACACACACTTGAAATGCCTAGCAAGGACATTCTTTATCCTAGCAATGCAGTCTCATTTCATGATGCCCCACAGGTCTCTCTATTTCACACACGTACACAACCACAAACCGCACATTCTTTATACGAGAGTACATGCCAGCTCCATCCTCTGGCCATTCATCATGTGCGTATCTGTGTCGGTGTGTGTTCCCAGATAAAGTGAATGACCCAGTGATGGCGGTCCAGATAGCATGGATGATGGAAGTTCCTCAGCTCTACAGACAGTGCTATGACAAACCACTCCAGCTGCAACCTAATGCCACAAGGTACAGCGATTCATCCCTCATCACAGCAGATTACAACAAACCCTAATCCAAACAACCAGTGTGTTCAAGGAGTCCAGGGTTTATCccaaaatctatttttttgtgGGGTGGAAATGGccctgaaacagcatttagaggTCATGACACTAAAACCTTTCACTGAAACCGATGAAAATTCTTGCCTGTTAATGCTCATCCTTGTTGTAGATAGAAACACTTAAGTCTGGGGTTTGTCCCAGTTGTGTGTACATGTCTCGTCACGCGCAACAACAGGACTGATTCAGTAGTGATTGTGTGGATGTTGACAGGTTGTAAAGTTAGAAACAGAAGTCAATCATATTTAAAAGATGCATGAATTTCCAAGTACAATAAATAGTGATAAATaaacgatttttttttttttttgccacaataGCAGTTATGCCAATGTTGGTTGGTCATTCAGTCTGTCCATCACTTaagtccagactgaaacatctcaacaactactggatggattgccatgaaatgttaTACAGACATGTGTGGTGCCAAGACAGTGAGttctactgactttggtgaccctcTTACTTTTCATATAGTGCCTTCAGCAGGTCAAACTTTTCACTTATGcagtgaaatattattatttaattaattaatctcaCTGTTTAATTAAATAATCTGATTGCTGTCTAATTGGGTACAGACATTTCATCTAAGTTTTAATTTTTCCAATAATTTGGTTAAGACctaatacctgcaaaacattaccatcagcctcagctgtactgcaCTTTGTGTGTAGTGCCTATTagcaaatgctagcatgctaatatgctacaCTAAGATGCTGaatttacatatacatattaGTAAGCTGACATTTGAGCATTTAGCCAGACAGAGCCTCTAGTGTGGCAGATGTTTAGTCTTGTTTAATAGCACCTGGTCACAGAATGCACTTGACAGGAAACAACTCTCAGTGAAGTACAGTAGtatatacattaaaaaaaactgttcaagTGACATATTGGAAACTTAAGTGCAACACACACTGGCTGCGTCACTTACAATAGCATTATGTAATTTGACGAGTGCCACCTGACACCTATAGTGATATGTGTTGCCCTTATAGAatttcattctttatttgtATTGCAAGATGAGGTAAAACATATACTCCAGGTAGTGGAGTATATGCAATACTGTATTGAAGTGCTGTGCACGTGtagatttacagtttttattttaacatggaATAACCATGAATCTGCAGTTtttaatatacatacataagGGGAAAGCAACAACTAAGCAAACAATCTAATTTGCATCCTGgataaattatgaaataaagGAATAGTAATAAACTATATCATTATCATATCATTGACAGCAATATCACAGTATAAAGTGTAGTTGCTAATTTTTTGTCTGCTTTTCAGTGACTCAGCCGTCAGTTCCCTCTGCAAGGCAACAAATATCAT
Coding sequences within:
- the stn1 gene encoding CST complex subunit STN1 isoform X2, which produces MDPVEEPPSMLWGLDPIFSAFARLYVRDILQMTESIQVPGIYFYNLHPIYKVDVLGTVVYKRERDDFFCYGVDDGTGVINCLCWKNDLMKEEADPDKSGGKLSDGAQGGFNPVAELKKLKQAQQSRCRLEIGELLRVRGPVKTSRQQREIMASTYYKVNDPVMAVQIAWMMEVPQLYRQCYDKPLQLQPNATSDSAVSSLCKATNIIKDFFKQRSVTRFRPYDVQDLLQPLISSQPQTASADQEPVAGPSACQQLRQLLKEALQILQDDGMVYRKVKSQDEVYYVTAQDKDLLIAVKDIIREDSKREKYAERGCHILHILSAVRQHYSLNVSKAALELVLKSLECNSDIVSTSDNHYTVF
- the stn1 gene encoding CST complex subunit STN1 isoform X1, which translates into the protein MQAATMDPVEEPPSMLWGLDPIFSAFARLYVRDILQMTESIQVPGIYFYNLHPIYKVDVLGTVVYKRERDDFFCYGVDDGTGVINCLCWKNDLMKEEADPDKSGGKLSDGAQGGFNPVAELKKLKQAQQSRCRLEIGELLRVRGPVKTSRQQREIMASTYYKVNDPVMAVQIAWMMEVPQLYRQCYDKPLQLQPNATSDSAVSSLCKATNIIKDFFKQRSVTRFRPYDVQDLLQPLISSQPQTASADQEPVAGPSACQQLRQLLKEALQILQDDGMVYRKVKSQDEVYYVTAQDKDLLIAVKDIIREDSKREKYAERGCHILHILSAVRQHYSLNVSKAALELVLKSLECNSDIVSTSDNHYTVF
- the stn1 gene encoding CST complex subunit STN1 isoform X3 yields the protein MGPMISEDPGIYFYNLHPIYKVDVLGTVVYKRERDDFFCYGVDDGTGVINCLCWKNDLMKEEADPDKSGGKLSDGAQGGFNPVAELKKLKQAQQSRCRLEIGELLRVRGPVKTSRQQREIMASTYYKVNDPVMAVQIAWMMEVPQLYRQCYDKPLQLQPNATSDSAVSSLCKATNIIKDFFKQRSVTRFRPYDVQDLLQPLISSQPQTASADQEPVAGPSACQQLRQLLKEALQILQDDGMVYRKVKSQDEVYYVTAQDKDLLIAVKDIIREDSKREKYAERGCHILHILSAVRQHYSLNVSKAALELVLKSLECNSDIVSTSDNHYTVF